In Pseudomonadota bacterium, the DNA window AAGTTGCATCCCCTCAATCTTCCTTTTTCTTTTTACTTACGCAGTAGGTCTAATAAGTCAGTAACTTCTTTTTCATAATTTAAACCCATTGTTGCTATATCATGACTGTTACGCCTTGCTGAACAAAAGGAGGTTTTTCTTTTTAGCCTTGTGTTTGTAAATTCTTCTGATAGCATAGCAAAGCTTAATGAATAACTTAAAAATGAATAACTTAAAAAAGAAATAACAACAAGAACAGCGATAAAAAAAGGCTTAAGAAAAGGTTTATGCATTTATCAACCTTATTTTAAAGTTAAAGAGTTAAAAAAATTAAGATCTTTTAACTGGAAATTTATTAGATTGCAATAAAAAACAAAATTAAACTCAATACTTTTAAAAAAGGCTTGCAAGGGAAAAAAGTTTTAAATAAAAGAAGTTGCTATTTTTTTACAATTTTCATATCATATAGAATATGAAAGTTGTAATAGATACAAACATTCTTGTAAGTGGCCTAAGATCCAATAAAGGAGCTTCTTACGTTATTTTAGAAGAAATAGGATATGGAGCGGTTAAGGAGATTATTTCTATTCCTCTCTTTCTTGAATATGAAGAAGTCCTAAAAAGGAAAGAAAATTTAGATGTTTTTGGATTAAAAAGCTCTGATATAGATGACATCTTGAATATGATTTGTGCAAAGTTTAAGCATGTAATCCCTTATTACCTTTGGAGGCCTTTCTTGAAAGATCCGGAAGATGATATGCTTCTAGAGCTAGCCGTATGCGGTAAAGCCGAATTCATTATAACTCATAACATAAAAGATTTTAAAGGTACTGAAAGGTTTGAAAAATTAGCGGTTATTACTCCGCAACATTATTTAACTATACTAAAAGGAAGAAATCATGAGTAACTATGCCTTGAGAGTTCCAGATTTTCTTATGAAAACGGCTCGATCTATAGCCAAGAAAGAAAGAACTTCTGTTAATCAGCTTTTTGTAACAGCAATTGCAGAAAAACTTTCTGCTCTACAAACAGCTGATTTATTACAAGAAAAAGCAGCTTTAGCTTTAGAAGAAGACTACTTTAATGTACTGGCTCAGGTATCTTCTCAAGAGCCCTTGGCACAGGACAAGAAAGATGTATAAAAGGCCAATTTGCGGAGAAGCAGAAAAGAAAAAGATAGATATTTGATCTTGCTTTGTATTAATACCTGTGATTATCAAAATAATCACAGGTATTAAAAAAGAGAAAAATTAGGTAAAAAACTTTTAATTAAAATTTAATAAACTTATGGAATGATGATCCTGCCATAAGTTTTGCAAGTTCATCTTCTAATTAAATGGCTTTCTATAAGTTTCAGGCGCGTCTGACGATTTCCAGAAACTTCAATAATTTTTGGAGCTCCATCATCAGGAAATATGTCGTATTTTTCATCCCAATATAATTTCTTGAAATTTTGATCGATGGCTTTTCGATAATTTGGATTATCTTCACTATATTCTATAGGATACTCTTTTAACATGGGCAGGAAGACTATGAGATCCAAATGAGTTAAGGCTTCTTTGATTTCTGTGAATTTTTCGGAAATTTCACTCTCATTAATATCAATATAATCTTCGTCTAAGGCATACATCGCATAGGCTAAAAAATCCACGGGGCATCTATCAAAAATGATATTTTTTTCATGAGCATACTTAGCATACTTATGGAGTTGCTCAAGGCTATACTCTAATTGTTCAAGTAAATTATCAAAACTGGGTTCTAAGGCTAACTCTTGAGAAGCCTTGTCTTCTAATTGATAATAAGGTTCAATCTCATGTTTATAGTGGGGATAATTCTTAATAAAATCTGCAATAAGAGTCGTTTTCCCCATATAATGAGTTCCTGAAATTGCAATCTGCATATGTTTTTTCCTCATTTAAAAAGAGAGCATTTTTGGTATTGAGATATAAAGCACATAACTTATAATCTTCAAGACTTAACAAAAAGCCTATTCCCTTCCCTGTTTTGTTATAACCTTAAGCTTATGCCGGATGGCGTTTCGAGC includes these proteins:
- a CDS encoding AAA family ATPase; protein product: MQIAISGTHYMGKTTLIADFIKNYPHYKHEIEPYYQLEDKASQELALEPSFDNLLEQLEYSLEQLHKYAKYAHEKNIIFDRCPVDFLAYAMYALDEDYIDINESEISEKFTEIKEALTHLDLIVFLPMLKEYPIEYSEDNPNYRKAIDQNFKKLYWDEKYDIFPDDGAPKIIEVSGNRQTRLKLIESHLIRR
- a CDS encoding toxin-antitoxin system HicB family antitoxin; the protein is MSNYALRVPDFLMKTARSIAKKERTSVNQLFVTAIAEKLSALQTADLLQEKAALALEEDYFNVLAQVSSQEPLAQDKKDV
- a CDS encoding putative toxin-antitoxin system toxin component, PIN family, whose product is MKVVIDTNILVSGLRSNKGASYVILEEIGYGAVKEIISIPLFLEYEEVLKRKENLDVFGLKSSDIDDILNMICAKFKHVIPYYLWRPFLKDPEDDMLLELAVCGKAEFIITHNIKDFKGTERFEKLAVITPQHYLTILKGRNHE